A window of Silurus meridionalis isolate SWU-2019-XX chromosome 28, ASM1480568v1, whole genome shotgun sequence contains these coding sequences:
- the LOC124381422 gene encoding uncharacterized protein LOC124381422, producing the protein MSVGLKYAYVQELSDPNSKEFHILAVMVIEVLDVIYRTKYGYLFIRTIVISFKGQTKRAGENTTAEVQLVFNENSTTPIPPGEEIVNVLRNVAENNNTFVVQFDTNTITLINEPYIVPVLFRTNGTYVKAFSNSGSDLFTNRTIMIKTGLNPYFVADFTYSFTLLTMSNFSNGGPRENVDTILNYMELNFARSGGIPNNTHIWQTMLRAAQNVSLPFKIYTNDIIVNGTLMSSSGVSSKISVFMACFMVAVSLSFTWTS; encoded by the exons ATGAGTGTTGGTCTCAAGTATGCTTATGTTCAAGAGCTTAGTGATCCTAACAGTAAGGAATTCCACATATTGGCGGTTATGGTGATTGAAGTG ttAGATGTAATCTATAGAACAAAATATGGCTATTTGTTCATCCGGACCATTGTCATATCCTTCAA AGGTCAGACCAAACGTGCAGGTGAAAATACCACCGCAGAGGTCCAGCTGGTTTTTAACGAAAACTCCACAACACCTATTCCACCTGGTGAAGAAATCGTGAATGTACTGAGAAATGttgcagaaaataataatactttcgTTGTGCAATTTGATACCAACACAATCACTCTCATCA atgAGCCATACATTGTCCCAGTTCTATTCAGAACAAATGGCACTTATGTAAAAGCTTTCTCAAATTCCGGTTCAGACTTATTCACAAACAGAACAAttatgattaaaacagga CTAAACCCTTATTTTGTTGCTGACTTCACTTATTCATTTACCCTCTTAACCATGTCAAACTTCAG cAATGGAGGTCCTAGAGAAAATGTTGACACAATTCTGAACTACATGGAGTTGAATTTTGCCAGATCAGGTGGAATTCCCAACAACACCCACATTTGGCAAACTATGCTTAGAGCAGCCCAAAATGTCAGCCTTCCCTTCAAGATCTACACCAATGACATCATAGTGAATGGCACAT TAATGTCATCGAGCGGTGTCAGCAGTAAGATCAGTGTGTTCATGGCGTGCTTCATGGTGGCTGTGTCACTTTCGTTCACATGGACCAGCTGA